A stretch of DNA from Lycium ferocissimum isolate CSIRO_LF1 chromosome 4, AGI_CSIRO_Lferr_CH_V1, whole genome shotgun sequence:
TATAACATGTTTCTAATCTAATATTGGAGCAAAGCCGTTTTGcctgtggggggggggggggagtggtGTTTGTTTAGCCATTATCCTCCTCTACCTTTTGAAAGATAGATGCACAAATATGATGCTATTATCCACCCGTTTCTTTCGATACCTCTAGCTCATACACCTCTTTCCCAAAAACCATAAGTAAACAAAATTGATCTATTATTTTCGACATGGTCATTATTTTAGATCCATGGTAATCGCCcaaagtttcaatttttatgTGTATTCATGTGTACCCAAAAGATAGAATTAGTTACCAGTGCTGGAATACATGGTACAGATAGAGCGAATGGACATAGGAGATCCATGTACCTAACCCCAACTAGTTTGACATATATGTCCAAAATATACCCAGAATTGTTTCACAGGAAACCGTATTGAAATGGAATATACTAATATGAGAATTGCAATTAGTTATGCTTTTATATTTTTACCTtctcaaaagaaaaattagcTATGCTTTTATATGCAATGATGCATTTTTGAGCTTTCATTTTTATATCAGTGTAGTGAGAGGGGAAATGTGTTTTTATTTACCTGACAGATTTTCCCTTCAGACTCTGAACTGTTGTGCGTTTGTTTACCTAATATAGTTCTCTTTCAAATTGTATTGCTAGGCAAAACCACGCATGACTCTCTTCACAGGTAGCTCAAGAGTGGCAGAGAAGTTAGCTGATGACCTAAGCGGTCGAGTCAGACTAGAAGATGCTGGATTCGACTGGAAGATCCTTGGGCCCGATGTCAATGAGGTTTACACAATCTGTTATCGACAGGCTTCTTTGCATTTCAGAAAAGCTTTATTTACTCGTGATTATTTGCTTTTGACAGGTGGATTACACTGCATGGGTTTGTGATCAAGATGCATATGCATGTAGTGGTCAGAAGTGTTCAGCTCAATCAATATTGTTCATGCATGAGGTTTGCttagtccttttcttttatttttttctccatggaaATTAAATGCTTAGAGACAAAAAGTAAagtaatatggtttcatgaaatttcattcaaataacTCTTTTTTCTAACCATTATTTATTTGGCGCAGAATTGGCGTGAAACTACTCTCATGCAAAAAATGAAAGAGCTTGCTGCAAGAAGAAAGTTGGATGATTTAACTGTTGGTCCTGTCCTTACGGTAAGAATACCTAATGCtttaagtgttaatttggaGATTTGAGTGTACATCATTTGATGGTCTAGATTCTGGAGTTCTAGAGTGACATTAGATACAATTTATTAGGGGTTTGAATAGTATCAATTTGGTCTGAGTCTATTTTGGATGGTCGTTTCGATATTCAGAATTTTATTCTCTCAAACAGGTGTAGAAGTTTTCTTGAATATGTTAAACCAAATCTGTGACTCTGTGAGATTGAAATAGAATATTTTTCTTATCCTGCTCACTTTTTGTTAGCATGATTACTATACCTACTATACTTGCATTtcattttcctttatattttttcttgaattaagcATTCTTAGTGGTACATTGTCAAGTAATGCCAACAGTCTTGTCAGAACTTCCTGTCCATAATTGCTATGTATTCCTCCTGCAGGTTACAACTGAAACAATGCTAGACCATGCAAAGAAATTACTTCAGATACCTGGATCAAAACTGCTCTTTGGTGGTGAAGCCTTGCAAAACCATTCTATCCCTGAAATTTATGGAGCTATTAAACCCACTGCTATTTTCATTCCACTTGAAGAAATACTCAAAGATGAACATTATCATCTCGTGACCAAAGAGATTTTTGGGCCATTCCAGGTAATTGGATATTCTGAATTAAATGTCAAGTTGGGTAATTTTCTGGCTGATCATCAAATCTTGCTGGTGTGTTCTTTTCCTTATAGGTTGTCACCGAGTACAAAGATAATCAGCTTCCACTGGTCCTCAATGCCCTTGAAAAGATGCATGCACATTTAACAGCTGCTGTGGTTTCAAATGACATATTGTTCCTGCAAGTAAGAAAATGTTCTCGTTACTCTTGTTCAGATATGAGGATACCTGGGAGTAACAAGATTGAAATATCTGTTGCTCTACAATACAACTCAGAATGTTCCACATGCAACTAGCAAAAAATATCTCCAAGTCTTTTTCTAGAAAGCATCCAGAATTCctgtatgaatttttttattccTCGATTGGATGAATCTAGGATAGAGAAGGCAATAACAGCATGAAAGATACCCATCCCAAATTAGTTGTCGTCCCTACCCAAGAAATATTTTAGATTAAAACTGTTGAATTTTCTATTATGTCCGAGAGGTGTAGCATTGACTGTTAACTTAGAtgaagtagtagtagtaatgaTGTCTGCTATTTTAACCCGCTGTAGAATTAAAGAGCCAGGGAGGAGGGAGAGATGAAATTTTGCTAGTCCCAAATGTATACACCTTAAAAGTTCAGGAAGATAAAGAGATTCAAATAGTCCTAAGTAGGGTCAGGACAGTACTGGAGAAAATCGAACTATATTGCTATAGGTTATACCAGTCAGGGGTTCAGGGCTGAATGACCTCAATCAATTTTGTCTATCTGCTACCCATGTTTAGATTAGCTTCCAAATTGAGTTTAAGGCACGTTGAACAAAAGAAGTTTGGATTCACGGATTTGGGGACTTGTAATACATTTTGACTTGTTGAATTGTTTGCATCATTGGGAGCTTAGAGTTTTAGCATTGACTTCATCCACATAGGATACAAGGTTGCTGTATTGGCTGGTAATGGTTATTGTGCTGAGAAACTTAGCTATGCTTCGTTGTTAAGACGCTGGCATTTCTGTCATGATAAAGAAAACGCTGAGAGAAGTATGTAGTTATTTCAGCAATGTACTGTCTATTGGATTACAAATGAATCATGTGACATTGTCAATTCCCTTTTCAGAAAGTAATTGGAAATACAGTTAATGGAACCACTTATGCTGGATTGAGAGCAAGAACAACAGGGGCTCCACAGAATCACTGGTCAGCAacatcttcttcatcatctttttgtttttatttttgtttgtgtttgtgactGTTACACCTATTTAGTTGCTAACTGTGCCAAACGATGGCCCTATTATAGGTTTGGTCCAGCTGGGGACCCAAGAGGAGCAGGAATAGGTACTCCAGAAGCTATAAAACTTGTATGGTCTTGCCACAGAGAAGTCATATATGATGTAGGTCCTGTGCCCCATGGATGGGAAGTTCCAGCATGTACTTGAGGAACAACTGCAACACTCAAAGCACTTGAGGATCGCATTCCAAGAGGCCTAACATTAGAATTCTTTAGAGAGAATCCAGTTGTGGATAATGGAAGAAGGGCATTGGCTATATGAATTCAATCGGAATGTTTTTGAGTGCTTATGTTTATGCGAATATGTGAGCGGCTTATATCTAATAAATAAGCGAGTTATCTTCGCATTTTGGAGAATCTGCTCCCATCCAATTCTCGTCCTGTCCACCTGCAGCTCCAGTTCTTTCCATCCAAAAAACAGACTCATGCTCAACATAAAATGGTTCCAGTAACTATGGAAAAGGGAAATGCTCTTTCATTGACTATAGATCGGCACGCTGAGTATTCCATAAGAATCAGCAACACTTGTTCTCTGATAAAACCTGCTTTAATGATAACATAAATGTGCATAAGGACGTTCAATTAAATCACTTGATTATGAAGTGTAAGAAGAGCAGCTTCTGCAAATTTAATGGTTTTCTTATTGTGATTAACCAAAACACTTGTCATGTATGGTGCTGAACATCAATGCCATATGATTATGAAGGGGCATTTCACCAGAGGGTGGCAGTGGTGACGGGCTTATTTGAATTATAtccgttccataataagtgtcactttagttaaaaatatgcatattaGGAAATCAATAATAAATtatccctatataataaaaataaattattttttcatcttGATTAGAGCATATATGAGTAGTAGtccttttgacattgggaattCAACAATAATAAGTTACTATGTGatttttcaatcatcatttaaatGTTATTTTAACTTGTTAGTTTTCGTCTAAGGGTAGAGTTGAAATAAACTAATCAATTTATGtacttattatgggacgaagggagtaactTTTATTCTTGTGGAAATTGTTGATAATAGGAGTTTCTTAGTTCCAACAATTTCCAAGTTTGGTGTGAGACGCTTTTGGTGTGGCCTTATAATTATAACAATCTTCAGACTTGTGGATTATTTCTCCTCTTAGGCAATTCAGAGAAGTTAATGAAAACTTGTACGAAGCTCATTATCGCGGATAAAACACAGTGATGCAAAAGTTCGTTTTTAATTTAATTCTGTATGAAATAATATggaattacaaaataattaATGCTGATTGGTAACACATAAAAATTAGCAATCAAACATTCACTTattaatataaaattcaaaatcaaattatttCCAATCGTACGGGTAATTAAGTTAAGGTGGTGATGCTACTAAAACTTCAAAGAATGCAAATAGATCTTACACGCAAATAACAAAAagcaaaaccaaaaagaaaaaaggaaaaaaaaaagagagagagagagagagagagaaacagaGAAAGACGTCAAAAAGGGGCCATTTGCACTTCCCctctattttgtgctggtctttaatttttgcttaaCTTTTTTGTAGGACACTGGTTTATATTTTTGCAACATAATACTTCACAAATTGTGCTTCGCATCCTTAATGAACTTATGCTCCCCTAGACATAAGTTCATtttgaaggggaaaaaaattaaagagcagtccatttgaaggacaaaccgtgcaattttgggtcattcgcacaaatgcaCCTACTTCGGGGTGGTCTtagatttttgtccctcaaatttgtggtcttttaTTTTTGCCCTTCAGCACTTTTGGCCTTACATAAGTTTAGATTTCGCTCGACATAGTTTACATTTTGCTCGGCATATGTGTCATAGCATCCACTCAAGTAGTGCTGGAAAAGTCAAAACTTTCGACACTCATTataatctgaaaaatactaTACAACTTATGCGACATAACTTAATTCTCACAAAGCTTGTGCCGTgcgagacaaaaattaaataccacagatgtgagggacaaaaattaaagaccagtgggTTTGAAGGTTAATCCGTGCAAAACttctaagaaaaaaataaaaaggattgTGGACTACTGGTGGGCTCATACCTATAGGAGTAAGGTCTATGTCCACTCTACACttatttttttgcgcggattgcccttcttttgggatggtctttaaattttgtccctcatatttgtgatctttaaattatgcccctcatattgctggtctttaatttttgcccttcgcgttgcaACCCTGAGCAttcacgcagaaatcatgaggttctgggttcgaacccccgctcaagcataaatttaagaaaaaaattacaaggcaAGGTTTGAGTCGCTTGTATGCGACCCGAATACACTACactgtgaaggaattaccaaagttatgttgacccgcatactcatgccttacggGGACTTagcataagtatgcttggtccgcataactttgtaattcttttttaacaagtttatgccgggtccggcatacttatgggcaaacttttagttaagccttaattaaaagtgttttcctagttatgccttatggggcagaattttagttaagacacaactaaaagtatgccccaagaggcgaaacttttccttaaggtataactaaaaatttaccttataagacaaagtctATATCTTGCGTAAAAGTTATGCCTATGtaatacttttagttatgccttaactaaaagtttgccccataaggcataagtaggaaaagacttttagtaaggtttaactaaaagtttgcccataagtatgccgaatccggcataaacttgtgaaggaattaccaaatttatgccggacccgacatacttatgctaagtctacccataaggcataagtatgccgggtccagcataactttggtaattccttaacaagtgtatgccggtgggggcatagcgaaattaaACTCTatcttgcgaattttttaaaattttttgactgagtgggagttcgaacctggaacccatgaattttagccgaagggcaaaatttaaaaattttaaatatgaggggtaaaatttaaagaccacccaaaagaagggcaattcgcagaagtaaaatttacttggcataacttccattattacctatttatggaacataactaaacttttcaataattatatttagtagctaaagtATAACATATTTACTCCACATAGCTACCGCTTTTTTACCACTCATCCGATAACTTTCCacacccctaaatttaagcCAACAAAAACGTCTCTCTCTCCTATCCCACTAACTTCACGCCATTATTCACAATATCcctaaattttctccaatttcaaatcagttttaCAATTCCTAATTTTTCCGAATTTGATATTCCTAATTTTTCTTTGGGAATTTCTCAACACGAAACTGCCATTGCGAGTCTTATCTTCGAGAATCGttaaaaaagaattaacgaTCCTAGGCGTTACGATTATGTTGATTCGAAGagtaaacaacaacaaaaagtgaaaaaggttTCTCAAAATGgagaaacaaagaagagaaaggtcATGGACAATGTTGCTAAtgttaagggaaaaaaaattgctaaaagCCAAACATAATgtggatgaggatgatgatgcgTAGGTatatttatcttatattttcagtatatttagttcatttttttttttgtacagtATTACGGATATCGTTAATTAACCGGATCTATTTTTTAtgtgcattttaagtatattttctccgttattttttttcacatgtttCTTCAGCTTAAGTCGTGTTTATTGTTCTTCACCATAATGTaaaatttttaagatttttaagtatattCGTGTGTATTTTGTTGATGCTTATTACGGATACGTAAGTAaaatttttgatcatttttttcgTGATTGTGGTGTGTGATGTGGCGCCTTTGTTGAATACTTGAGCTCAATGAAGTCATCCCAACCGAATTCGATGCAAATTGGCACCGTATGAGATACGGTGCCCTTTTATGCGACTATGCATGGGATAAGTCAAACAA
This window harbors:
- the LOC132052414 gene encoding probable aldehyde dehydrogenase; this encodes MYRLAAYRQLKNKVCCNDLNWISLFSSSRSNHNLSFATVKAEEVSGSQPAEVHNLVQGKWTSSSNWNTLLDPLNGQPFIKVAEVNESELQPFVESLSKCPKHGLHNPFKAPERYLMLGDVSTKAAHALGLPEVSDFFAKLIQRVSPKSYQQALGEVSVTQKFLENFCGDQVRFLARSFAVPGNHLGQQSHGFRWPYGPVAVITPFNFPLEIPLLQLMGALYMGNKPVLKVDSKVCIVMEQMLRLLHDCGLPVDDVDFINSDGKTMNKLLVEAKPRMTLFTGSSRVAEKLADDLSGRVRLEDAGFDWKILGPDVNEVDYTAWVCDQDAYACSGQKCSAQSILFMHENWRETTLMQKMKELAARRKLDDLTVGPVLTVTTETMLDHAKKLLQIPGSKLLFGGEALQNHSIPEIYGAIKPTAIFIPLEEILKDEHYHLVTKEIFGPFQVVTEYKDNQLPLVLNALEKMHAHLTAAVVSNDILFLQKVIGNTVNGTTYAGLRARTTGAPQNHWFGPAGDPRGAGIGTPEAIKLVWSCHREVIYDVGPVPHGWEVPACT